ACTCATCCGTGACCGGTCAGCGCGGACAAGGCCTTACCGGGGGTTCGGCAATGGGGCCGCAGCATGCGCCGCGGCCCCATTCCCCGAAGACCTACGCCTCGTCGTCGACCCAGGACATGAGCTTGCGCAGCTCCTTGCCCGTGGTCTCCAGGAGGCTCTTCTCGTCCTGGGACTTGTACTCGTTGTACTTCTTCAGACCGCCGTGGTACTCGGCCATCCACTCACGCGCGAACGTGCCGTCCTGGATCTCGGCGAGGACCTTCTTCATCTCGGCCTTGGTGGCGTCCGTGATGATCCGCGGGCCGGTGACGTAGTCGCCCCACTCGGCGGTCTCGGAGACCGACCAGCGCATCTTCTCCAGGCCGCCCTCGTACATGAGGTCGACGATCAGCTTCAGCTCGTGCAGGCACTCGAAGTACGCGATCTCGGGCTGGTAGCCGGCCTCGGTCAGCGTCTCGAAACCGGCCTTGACCAGCGCGGCCGTACCACCGCAGAGAACGGCCTGCTCACCGAACAGGTCGGTCTCGGTCTCCTCGGTGAACGTCGTCTTGATGACGCCGGCGCGGGTGCCGCCGATGCCCTTGGCGTACGAGAGGGCCAGCGCGAAGGCGCTGCCGGTCGCGTCCTGCTCGACGGCCGCGATACACGGAACGCCGCGGCCCTCCTCGTACTGGCGGCGCACGAGGTGGCCCGGGCCCTTGGGGGCGACCATGCAGACGTCGATGCCGGCCGGGGGCTTGATGAAGTCGAAGCGGATGTTCAGGCCGTGACCGAAGAACAGCGCGTCGCCCTGGTTGAGGTTGTCCTTGATGGACTCCTCGTAGACCTGGGCCTGGATCGGGTCCGGGACGAGGATCATGATGACGTCGGCCTCGGCGGCGGCCTCGGCCGGGGTCACCACGCGCAGGCCCTGCTCCTCGGCCTTCGCCTTCGACTTGGAGCCCTCGTGCAGACCGACGCGGACGTCGACACCCGAGTCACGGAGCGACAGCGCGTGGGCGTGGCCCTGGCTGCCGTAACCGATGACCGCGACCTTGCGGCCCTGGATGATGGACAGGTCGGCGTCGGCGTCGTAGAACAGCTCGGCCACTTTGGGTTCTCTCCTTGAGTGCAGGTGTTGCGTCCCACCGTATGACGGCGGGCGGAAGTGAGGTTCGGGGGTCTCGGTATACGGGCGGCCGGTATCACCCGGCCGCCCGTATCCGCCGTCCTTGACGCCGGCTATGCCGACCGGTCGAGGGCCCGCAGGGACCGGTCCGTGATCGAGCGCGCGCCGCGCCCGATCGCGATCGTGCCGGACTGCACCAGTTCCTTGATGCCGTACGGCTCCAGCATCTTGAGCATCGCGGACAGCTTGTCGCTGCTGCCGGTGGCCTCGATGGTGACGGCCTCCGGGGAGACGTCGACCGTCTTGGCACGGAACAGCTGGACGATCTCGACGATCTGGGAACGCGTCTCGTTGTCCGCGCGCACCTTCACCAGAACGAGTTCACGCTGAACGGCCGAGCCGGATTCCAGTTCGACGATCTTCAGCACGTTGACGAGCTTGTTGAGCTGCTTGGTGACCTGTTCGAGGGGAAGTGCCTCGATCACGTTGACCACGATGGTGATGCGGGAGATCTCGGGGTGCTCGGTGACGCCGACGGCGAGCGAGTCGATGTTGAAGCCGCGCCGGGAGAACAGGGCGGTGATCCGGGCGAGGACACCTGGCTTGTTCTCGACGAGGACGGAGAGGGTGTGCTTGGACATGTCTCTTTACGTCTCTCTCGCTCAGTCGTCTTCGTTGTCGCCGAAGTCGGGGCGGACGTCCCGGGCGGCCATGATCTCGTCGTTCGAGGTGCCGGCGGCGACCATCGGCCACACCATGGCGTCCTCGTGGACGATGAAGTCGATCACGACGGGGCGGTCGTTGATCGAGTTCGCCTCCTCGATGACCTTGTCGAGGTCGTCGGGGGACTCGCAGCGGATCGCGTAGCAGCCCATCGCCTCGGACAGCTTGACGAAGTCGGGGACACGGGTGCCCCTGGCCGCCGGATTGACGTCGTCCGGCCCGGAGTGCAGCACCGTGTTGGAGTAGCGCTGGTTGTAGAACAGGGTCTGCCACTGGCGGACCATCCCGAGGGCGCCGTTGTTGATGATGGCGACCTTGATCGGGATGTTGTTGAGCGCGCAGGTGGTGAGTTCCTGGTTGGTCATCTGGAAGCAGCCGTCGCCGTCGATCGCCCAGACCGTACGGTCCGGTGCGCCGGCCTTGGCTCCCATCGCGGCGGGGACCGCGTAGCCCATCGTTCCGGCGCCGCCGGAGTTCAGCCAGGTCGCGGGCTTCTCGTACTGGATGTAGTGCGCGGCCCACATCTGGTGCTGGCCGACGCCCGCCGCGAAGATCGTGCCCTCGGGGGCGAGCTGTCCGATGCGCTCGATGACCCGCTGGGGGGAGAGCGAGCCGTTGTCCGGCTGCTCGTAGCCCAGCGGGTAGGTCTCGCGCCAGCGGTTGAGGTCCTTCCACCAGGCGGCGTAGTCGCCGGTCTGGCCCTCGCTGTGCTCCTTCTGGACCGCCTGGACCAGGTCGGCGATGACCTCGCGGGCGTCCCCGACGATCGGGACGTCGGCGGCGCGGTTCTTGCCGATCTCCGCCGGGTCGATGTCGGCGTGGACGATCTTGGCGTGCGGGGCGAAGCTGGACAGCTTGCCGGTGACACGGTCGTCGAAGCGGGCTCCGAGGGCGACGATCAGGTCGGCCTTCTGCAGCGCGGTGACGGCGGTGACCGCACCGTGCATGCCCGGCATTCCCACGTGCAGCGGGTGGCTGTCGGGGAATGCGCCGAGCGCCATCAGGGTGGTGGTGACGGGCGCTCCGGTGAGTTCTGCGAGGACCTTCAGCTCGGCGGTGGCCTTGGCCTTGATGACACCGCCGCCGACGTACAGCACCGGCCGCTTGGCGGCGGTGATCAGCTTGGCCGCCTCGCGGATCTGCTTGGCGTGCGGCTTGGTCACCGGGCGGTAGCCGGGCAGGTCGGTGACCGGCGGCCACTGGAAGACGGTCTGGGCCTGGAGGGCGTCCTTGGCGATGTCGACCAGGACCGGGCCGGGGCGGCCGGTGGAGGCGATGTGGAAGGCCTCGGCGATGGTCTTGGGGATGTCCTCGGCCTTGGTGACCAGGAAGTTGTGCTTGGTGATCGGCATCGTGATGCCGACGATGTCCGCCTCCTGGAAGGCGTCCGTGCCGATCGCCTTGGACGCGACCTGCCCGGTGATCGCCACGAGCGGCACCGAGTCCATGTGCGCGTCGGCGATCGGGGTCACCAGGTTGGTGGCACCGGGGCCGCTGGTCGCCATACAGACGCCGACCTTGCCGGTGGCCTGCGCGTAGCCGGTGGCCGCGTGACCCGCGCCCTGCTCGTGCCGCACGAGCACGTGCCGCACCCGTGTGGAGTCCATCAGCGGGTCGTACGCGGGAAGGATCGCACCGCCGGGAATGCCGAATACCGTCTCGGCCCCGACCTCCTCAAGCGAGCGGATGAGGGACTTCGCACCCGTGACGTGCTCGGGGGCGGACTGCTGTCCTCCGGAACGGGGCCGCGGCTGCGGGTGATGGGCCCCGGTGGCCTGCTCGGTCATCGGCATTCTCTTCTCGATGCTGAGGGTTTTTGCGAGTTTTGTACGGTGTGCGTTGCGGCCCGACCTGCGCCGGTGCAACAAAAAACCCCTCGTGCCGTGAGGCAAGCGAGGGGAGCGCGCCGGGTGCGGTCGCTGGAAGTTCCGGGTCCGTCCGAAACGTTCACCAGCGTCAGCCGACGCGCTTTCCAAGTACGAGAATTCGGGTGCGCATGGGGTCGACCCTCCCCCCGGCACGCACCGACTGTCAAGTGGGTGGGACGGGAGTCTCATTATGTGAACGGAGGGCGGTTCCGCCCCCGAAAACAGCGGGCACACCTGTACTTGTGTACACCCCGCTGCCGCCGCCCGCGAACGCGGGCTCGGCCGGACCGTTCGGCACCGGGTAGCGGCCGGTGGACAGTGCCCGGCGCAGCCGGTACTCGTCCAGCGGCCCGGAGAACGCCATGCCCTGCCCGTGCGTGCAGCCCATCGCGCGCAGGGCGACCACCTGGTCCGGCAGGTCCACGCCGTCGGCGACGGACGGCAGCCCGAGGTCGGCGGCGATTCTGAGCAGGCCGCTGGTGATCTTGTGCAGCCGCGGG
The DNA window shown above is from Streptomyces sp. NBC_01451 and carries:
- the ilvN gene encoding acetolactate synthase small subunit; translated protein: MSKHTLSVLVENKPGVLARITALFSRRGFNIDSLAVGVTEHPEISRITIVVNVIEALPLEQVTKQLNKLVNVLKIVELESGSAVQRELVLVKVRADNETRSQIVEIVQLFRAKTVDVSPEAVTIEATGSSDKLSAMLKMLEPYGIKELVQSGTIAIGRGARSITDRSLRALDRSA
- the ilvC gene encoding ketol-acid reductoisomerase; translated protein: MAELFYDADADLSIIQGRKVAVIGYGSQGHAHALSLRDSGVDVRVGLHEGSKSKAKAEEQGLRVVTPAEAAAEADVIMILVPDPIQAQVYEESIKDNLNQGDALFFGHGLNIRFDFIKPPAGIDVCMVAPKGPGHLVRRQYEEGRGVPCIAAVEQDATGSAFALALSYAKGIGGTRAGVIKTTFTEETETDLFGEQAVLCGGTAALVKAGFETLTEAGYQPEIAYFECLHELKLIVDLMYEGGLEKMRWSVSETAEWGDYVTGPRIITDATKAEMKKVLAEIQDGTFAREWMAEYHGGLKKYNEYKSQDEKSLLETTGKELRKLMSWVDDEA
- a CDS encoding acetolactate synthase large subunit; protein product: MPMTEQATGAHHPQPRPRSGGQQSAPEHVTGAKSLIRSLEEVGAETVFGIPGGAILPAYDPLMDSTRVRHVLVRHEQGAGHAATGYAQATGKVGVCMATSGPGATNLVTPIADAHMDSVPLVAITGQVASKAIGTDAFQEADIVGITMPITKHNFLVTKAEDIPKTIAEAFHIASTGRPGPVLVDIAKDALQAQTVFQWPPVTDLPGYRPVTKPHAKQIREAAKLITAAKRPVLYVGGGVIKAKATAELKVLAELTGAPVTTTLMALGAFPDSHPLHVGMPGMHGAVTAVTALQKADLIVALGARFDDRVTGKLSSFAPHAKIVHADIDPAEIGKNRAADVPIVGDAREVIADLVQAVQKEHSEGQTGDYAAWWKDLNRWRETYPLGYEQPDNGSLSPQRVIERIGQLAPEGTIFAAGVGQHQMWAAHYIQYEKPATWLNSGGAGTMGYAVPAAMGAKAGAPDRTVWAIDGDGCFQMTNQELTTCALNNIPIKVAIINNGALGMVRQWQTLFYNQRYSNTVLHSGPDDVNPAARGTRVPDFVKLSEAMGCYAIRCESPDDLDKVIEEANSINDRPVVIDFIVHEDAMVWPMVAAGTSNDEIMAARDVRPDFGDNEDD